The region AGCATGGAGACTGGGATAGAAGGACCAGCGGTTTGCTTGTTGAGTTTGTAGAGCAACAACTCTTCTCTACATGCGATTAAAATGGGTACGCATAGTAAGCAAACCACAAAGGATGCGCCACCTACGTACCCAGCTTGAGAGAAAACCACTTGTTTTTGTGCAATGGTTAAAAACAAGATGAAAATGGCCAGAAGAATTGAGACGTAAAGTAATTGGTAAAACACTTTGAGTTCATCGGGATGCTTACGGATACGGATGGGTCGAATTGAGGGGAAAAGGATGAGGATTAGGAGAGAGGGGAGCCATGcgaaaagaaaaaccagaTTGGATGGATCATTGTGGCCGTAAATGGCTAAATAAAGTTGGCTTATGATGGCACCTCCAATACCCACATACCCTTTAAGAAGACCCAAAATGATCCCTCGTCGGTCGGGGAAGTTTCTCACGCTCGTCACCATAATGGCAGTGTTGGCCCAATTTGAAGAATTAGTACTGAAGCAAACCAGAATGAACATTTGCCAGAATTTTGGCTTGGCGATCCGGGCAGTTATGGAGAGCCAAATCAAGAAGAAGCCGGTGAAGTTTTGAAATGCCCCAATTATAAAGAGAACCCACGTTGGAGTCACCTCCGCCAGAAGCCCCGCGATAATTCCGATGTTCGACCCGAGATCTTTGGCGAATCCCAATGTGTTAATTTGGGTTTGGCTGTAATCAAATTGAGTTTTTATGACTTTGGAATACGTTGGAAACACGTAAGTGGTGCCGTTGCCGATCATCATTATCAGTCCCGCGAATACACTAAACCATCGTCCTGCTACCACTTGTTTGATGAAAGCCCAAGCTTCTGATCCTCCCTTGTTGCCCATATCTTTTCTTGGTGCCAAGCAATTCAGTGCCTCACTCTTTTAAAACCAATTCAGTTCCATAGTTTGGTGCGCTTtggtaaattttaatggaCAACAAACCAAACTCAAActtcctcatcttcatcattATTGTCAGCctaaccattttctttttgttaccCTAAAATAACCGAANTCATCATTATTGTCAGCctaaccattttctttttgttaccCTAAAATAACCGAAAGCATAACTACATGCTCTCACCAAAATAAGACATTCATTCATGTGTAGGTTACAAGTTTAGTCCCTTCTACtttaataaacatttcatCAAAACTAAGCACCAATTTTTCTTAACCCACatttaattactaattaatttatcattctaataatttaattgaatgtGATGACACAGAAATTCAAGCAGATACTCTAGACAACGTTGAATTATCATGTTCCTGGTTTGAACAAAAATCTTAGCTTCTATATCACAAATAACAGATTCAGAAAGCTATGCTCTTTTTTGGTCTTAAAGATATCAAATTTATGTTGTTGCTGATATCATATtatgtggaaaaagaaaagaatcttgTTTGTTTTATCAGCTAGAAAACTGGTCATAATGCAAGCTCAATGCTTTGGCGTGCTCATTTGAGTCATGTGAATTTTTAGTTGTTGTAGAAAATATCCACAAAACAACTTCTTGATGGTGTCCTTGTTTTTAAAGCTATTTAGCTTGATGAGATTTGTTCCAGGCTGCCAATATGGCAAGTTTCATCGTCTTCCTTTCCCAAGCTCAAGGAGTAGAGCTTCAACAGTATTGGAATTGATCCATTCTGATCTTTTGGATCCAACGTAAACAGCAAGCTATACCGGCCTTCAGTACGTGATGGTGTTTGTGGATGATTTCTCTCATTTCAGTTGGGCATACTTCTTAGAACACAAAACTAAAgctttttcaaagtttattcAGTTTTGTTAATGATGacatatttgtttagattgttgtATCTTTAAATCTCCTTATAGTTAAgaattagatttagttttgatttgattgaattttttatttgtttattggtTTGTTACCCGATTTTCTACGGATTTTCAGGTAGATTctctaaatatctttttgtatggtttatatatatatatatatatNNNNNNNNNNNNNNNNNNNNNNNNNNNNNNNNNNNNNNNNNNNNNNNNNNNNNNNNNNNNNNNNNNNNNNNNNNNNNNNNNNNNNNNNNNNNNNNNNNNNNNNNNNNNNNNNNNNNNNNNNNNNNNNNNNNNNNNNNNNNNNNNNNNNNNNNNNNNNNNNNNNNNNNNNNNNNNNNNNNNNNNNNNNNNNNNNNNNNNNNNNNNNNNNNNNNNNNNNNNNNNNNNNNNNNNNNNNNNNNNNNNNNNNNNNNNNNNNNNNNNNNNNNNNNNNNNNNNNNNNNNNNNNNNNNNNNNNNNNNNNNNNNNNNNNNNNNNNNNNNNNNNNNNNNNNNNNNNNNNNNNNNNNNNNNNNNNNNNNNNNNNNNNNNNNNNNNNNNNNNNNNNNNNNNNNNNNNNNNNNNNNNNNNNNNNNNNNNNNNNNNNNNNNNNNNNNNNNNNNNNNNNNNNNNNNNNNNNNNNNNNNNNNNNNNNNNNNNNNNNNNNNNNNNNNNNNNNNNNNNNNNNNNNNNNNNNNNNNNNNNNNNNNNNNNNNNNNNNNNNNNNNNNNNNNNNNNNNNNNNNNNNNNNNNNNNNNNNNNNNNNNNNNNNNNNNNNNNNNNNNNNNNNNNNNNNNNNNNNNNNNNNNNNNNNNNNNNNNNNNNNNNNNNNNNNNNNNNNNNNNNNNNNNNNNNNNNNNNNNNNNNNNNNNNNNNNNNNNNNNNNNNNNNNNNNNNNNNNNNNNNNNNNNNNNNNNNNNNNNNNNNNNNNNNNNNNNNNNNNNNNNNNNNNNNNNNNNNNNNNNNNNNNNNNNNNNNNNNNNNNNNNNNNNNNNNNNNNNNNNNNNNNNNNNNNNNNNNNNNNNNNNNNNNNNNNNNNNNNNNNNNNNNNNNNNNNNNNNNNNNNNNNNNNNNNNNNNNNNNNNNNNNNNNNNNNNNNNNNNNNNNNNNNNNNNNNNNNNNNNNNNNNNNNNNNNNNNNNNNNNNNNNNNNNNNNNNNNNNNNNNNNNNNNNNNNNNNNNNNNNNNNNNNNNNNNNNNNNNNNNNNNNNNNNNNNNNNNNNNNNNNNNNNNNNNNNNNNNNNNNNNNNNNNNNNNNNNNNNNNNNNNNNNNNNNNNNNNNNNNNNNNNNNNNNNNNNNNNNNNNNNNNNNNNNNNNNNNNNNNNNNNNNNNNNNNNNNNNNNNNNNNNNNNNNNNNNNNNNNNNNNNNNNNNNNNNNNNNNNNNNNNNNNNNNNNNNNNNNNNNNNNNNNNNNNNNNNNNNNNNNNNNNNNNNNNNNNNNNNNNNNNNNNNNNNNNNNNNNNNNNNNNNNNNNNNNNNNNNNNNNNNNNNNNNNNNNNNNNNNNNNNNNNNNNNNNNNNNNNNNNNNNNNNNNNNNNNNNNNNNNNNNNNNNNNNNNNNNNNNNNNNNNNNNNNNNNNNNNNNNNNNNNNNNNNNNNNNNNNNNNNNNNNNNNNNNNNNNNNNNNNNNNNNNNNNNNNNNNNNNNNNNNNNNNNNNNNNNNNNNNNNNNNNNNNNNNNNNNNNNNNNNNNNNNNNNNNNNNNNNNNNNNNNNNNNNNNNNNNNNNNNNNNNNNNNNNNNNNNNNNNNNNNNNNNNNNNNNNNNNNNNNNNNNNNNNNNNNNNNNNNNNNNNNNNNNNNNNNNNNNNNNNNNNNNNNNNNNNNNNNNNNNNNNNNNNNNNNNNNNNNNNNNNNNNNNNNNNNNNNNNNNNNNNNNNNNNNNNNNNNNNNNNNNNNNNNNNNNNNNNNNNNNNNNNNNNNNNNNNNNNNNNNNNNNNNNNNNNNNNNNNNNNNNNNNNNNNNNNNNNNNNNNNNNNNNNNNNNNNNNNNNNNNNNNNNNNNNNNNNNNNNNNNNNNNNNNNNNNNNNNNNNNNNNNNNNNNNNNNNNNNNNNNNNNNNNNNNNNNNNNNNNNNNNNNNNNNNNNNNNNNNNNNNNNNNNNNNNNNNNNNNNNNNNNNNNNNNNNNNNNNNNNNNNNNNNNNNNNNNNNNNNNNNNNNNNNNNNNNNNNNNNNNNNNNNNNNNNNNNNNNNNNNNNNNNNNNNNNNNNNNNNNNNNNNNNNNNNNNNNNNNNNNNNNNNNNNNNNNNNNNNNNNNNNNNNNNNNNNNNNNNNNNNNNNNNNNNNNNNNNNNNNNNNNNNNNNNNNNNNNNNNNNNNNNNNNNNNNNNNNNNNNNNNNNNNNNNNNNNNNNNNNNNNNNNNNNNNNNNNNNNNNNNNNNNNNNNNNNNNNNNNNNNNNNNNNNNNNNNNNNNNNNNNNNNNNNNNNNNNNNNNNNNNNNNNNNNNNNNNNNNNNNNNNNNNNNNNNNNNNNNNNNNNNNNNNNNNNNNNNNNNNNNNNNNNNNNNNNNNNNNNNNNNNNNNNNNNNNNNNNNNNNNNNNNNNNNNNNNNNNNNNNNNNNNNNNNNNNNNNNNNNNNNNNNNNNNNNNNNNNNNNNNNNNNNNNNNNNNNNNNNNNNNNNNNNNNNNNNNNNNNNNNNNNNNNNNNNNNNNNNNNNNNNNNNNNNNNNNNNNNNNNNNNNNNNNNNNNNNNNNNNNNNNNNNNNNNNNNNNNNNNNNNNNNNNNNNNNNNNNNNNNNNNNNNNNNNNNNNNNNNNNNNNNNNNNNNNNNNNNNNNNNNNNNNNNNNNNNNNNNNNNNNNNtatatatatatatagaacattcttgctcttcataatataatcttcttatcaaccattcaatcactcattctttcactaaccattggtatcagag is a window of Cucurbita pepo subsp. pepo cultivar mu-cu-16 unplaced genomic scaffold, ASM280686v2 Cp4.1_scaffold000361, whole genome shotgun sequence DNA encoding:
- the LOC111785082 gene encoding protein NUCLEAR FUSION DEFECTIVE 4-like yields the protein MGNKGGSEAWAFIKQVVAGRWFSVFAGLIMMIGNGTTYVFPTYSKVIKTQFDYSQTQINTLGFAKDLGSNIGIIAGLLAEVTPTWVLFIIGAFQNFTGFFLIWLSITARIAKPKFWQMFILVCFSTNSSNWANTAIMVTSVRNFPDRRGIILGLLKGYVGIGGAIISQLYLAIYGHNDPSNLVFLFAWLPSLLILILFPSIRPIRIRKHPDELKVFYQLLYVSILLAIFILFLTIAQKQVVFSQAGYVGGASFVVCLLCVPILIACREELLLYKLNKQTAGPSIPVSMLHQNPPTLATSASSEVPEVSPSCCQNIWNKPERGEDFTILQAVFSKDMALIWLATFSGCGSSLAAIDNLGQVGESLGYPQRAIGILVSWVSIFNFFGRVFSGFISETLMTKYMLPRPLTFAFAFLITCIGQLFIAYPFAGSVYLAAIIIGFGFGAQNPMLFAVISEMFGLKRYSTLFNCGLLAAPFGSYILNVDVVGKLYDMEALREHKQIAGKGLTCTGAHCFGGSFTILAATTLFGAVVMFVLAYRTREFYKRDVYKNFNEEIWIPQTEMEFYRLDNKKNIED